The following proteins are encoded in a genomic region of Pyrus communis chromosome 11, drPyrComm1.1, whole genome shotgun sequence:
- the LOC137708421 gene encoding phosphoinositide phosphatase SAC2-like, translating into MNSETGQLPPNRVDPEQPSSCFLQKFKLYETRSNFYLVGRDKCRTFWRILKIDRLDQSELNILEDPATYSDNECYDLLKRIHEGNKSMGGLKFITVCYGIVGFVKFLGPYYMILITKRRKIGAICGHTIYAISKSEMIPVPNPAVRSKLANSKNDENRYKKLLCSVDLTKDFFFSYSYNVMSSLQKNLCDNQTGRPLYETMFVWNEYLTRGIRYCLKNTLWTVALVYGFFKQVDLSVSGRDFKLTLIARRSRHFAGTRYLKRGVNEKGRVANDVETEQLVIEDAPEGRPVRISSVVQHRGSIPLFWSQETSRLNIKPDIILSRKDHNYEATRLHFENLVQRYGDPIIIVNLIKTNEKKPRETILCAEFSHAIRFINRSLPKESRLRFLHWDLHHHARSKATNVLGHLGKVAAYAVGLTGIFYCQVTPNLRPVGLSGFEKNDDVDDCLSHSCSSKDEDADSRETEISNGSDGDDANMNCNVTSMMFQKGVLRTNCIDCLDRTNVAQYCFGLVALGHQLHALGFIESPDIDLDNPLAEDLMRVYETMGDVLALQYGGSAAHNKIFSETRGQWKAATQSQEFFRTLQRFYSNAYVDSVKQDAINVFLGYFQPQPGKPQLWELNSDQHNNVGRSFIKRSLSEGHILGESDSPMTSTEVAQNQPLSEIAQGSNRVISESAPAISTCESDISDCRFTPSMPRKQIFCGLQEDECLQSDHIIYDEHDDDCNLSNILDVDWLSSSGNSCEEICGRSMTSLSSENLVNGPKVETRTSASESGSMRKGKEQCESEVTRDNMTTPYSASFMSWVANGELLFL; encoded by the exons ATGAACTCCGAGACAGGGCAGCTGCCACCTAACCGGGTCGACCCGGAACAACCCAGTTCTTGCTTTTTGCAGAAGTTCAAGCTCTACGAAACTCGCTCG AATTTTTATTTGGTAGGAAGGGACAAATGCAGAACcttttggaggattttaaagaTTGACAGATTGGATCAATCGGAGTTAAACATTCTTGAAGATCCTGCAACATACTCGGATAATGAGTGCTACGACCTCCTGAAACGGATACATGAAGGAAACAAGTCGATGGGTGGACTTAAATTTATCACTGTTTGTTACGGTATCGTTG GGTTCGTGAAATTTTTGGGACCTTATTACATGATACTTATTactaaaagaaggaaaattggtGCAATTTGTGGCCATACGATCTATGCAATTTCCAAGAGCGAGATGATTCCAGTTCCAAACCCTGCCGTGCGGTCAAAATTGGCCAATTCTAAGAATGATGAGAACAG ATACAAGAAGCTCCTATGCTCGGTGGACCTCACAAAGGACTTCTTTTTCAGCTATTCATACAATGTTATGTCTAGTCTACAAAAGAACTTATGTGATAATCAGACAGGACGTCCCCTTTATGAAACAATGTTTGTTTGGAATGAGTATTTGACGCGTGGAATCCGATATTGTCTGAAGAATACTCTATGGACAGTTGCCTTAGTGTATGGATTCTTTAAACAG GTCGATCTTTCAGTATCTGGCAGGGATTTCAAGTTGACCCTCATTGCCAGACGTTCACGTCACTTTGCTGGCACCAG ATATCTAAAGCGAGGTGTAAATGAGAAAGGTAGAGTAGCTAATGATGTTGAGACAGAACAGCTTGTTATTGAAGATGCTCCTGAAGGACGCCCAGTGCGAATAAGTTCTGTTGTGCAGCACCGAGGCTCAATTCCCCTTTTCTGGTCCCAGGAAACCTCTCGACTAAATATCAAACCTGATATAATAT TATCAAGGAAGGATCATAATTACGAGGCCACAAGACTTCATTTTGAAAATCTTGTCCAGAGATATGGAGACCCAATAATTATTGTGAATCTGATTAAG ACAAATGAGAAGAAGCCTCGAGAAACTATTCTCTGTGCAGAGTTTTCACATGCTATCAGATTTATTAATAGGAGTTTACCAAAAGAGAGCCGTCTGAGGTTTCTCCATTGGGATCTGCACCATCATGCCAGAAG TAAAGCTACCAATGTATTGGGACATCTCGGAAAAGTGGCTGCATATGCAGTGGGATTGACTGGAATCTTCTACTGTCAAGTAACCCCCAATTTAAGGCCTGTGGGATTATCTGGCTTTGA GAAAAATGATGATGTCGATGACTGCTTGTCGCATAGCTGTTCAAGTAAAGATGAGGATGCTGATAGTCGAGAAACAGAGATTAGCAATGGCAGTGATGGGGATGATGCAAACATGAATTGCAATGTCACATCCATGATGTTTCAGAAGGGAGTCCTGAGGACCAATTGCATAGACTGTTTAGATCGCACAAACGTTGCCCAATATTGTTTTGGGTTAGTTGCTCTTGGACATCAGCTTCATGCTTTAGGATTTATAGAATCTCCGGATATTGATCTGGATAACCCTCTGGCTGAGGACTTGATGAGAGTTTATGAGACAATGGGAGACGTACTTGCACTACAATATGGCGGTTCTGCAGCTCATAACAAG ATATTCTCTGAGACTAGAGGCCAGTGGAAGGCAGCAACTCAGTCCCAGGAGTTCTTTAGAACTCTACAGCGGTTTTACAGTAATGCCTACGTGGACAGTGTGAAACAAGATGCTATTAATGT ATTCCTAGGGTACTTTCAACCACAACCTGGTAAACCACAACTGTGGGAATTGAATTCGGATCAACACAACAATGTTGGGAG GTCGTTTATCAAAAGGTCACTATCCGAGGGCCATATTCTTGGTGAAAGTGATTCACCTATGACAAGTACAGAAGTTGCGCAAAATCAACCTTTGTCTGAAATTGCACAAGGAAGTAACAGAGTGATTTCAGAGTCTGCACCAGCAATCTCAACTTGTGAAAGTGATATATCCGATTGCAG GTTTACTCCCTCAATGCCTCGCAAGCAGATTTTTTGTGGGTTGCAAGAAGACGAATGCCTCCAGAGTGATCATATCATTTATGATGAACATGACGATGATTGcaacttgtcaaatattctgGATGTGGACTGGCTGTCCTCATCGGGAAATTCTTGTGAAGAAATATGTGGAAG GTCTATGACCAGCCTTTCATCGGAGAATCTTGTGAACGGACCAAAGGTTGAAACGAGAACATCTGCAAGTGAATCTGGATCCATGAGAAAG GGAAAGGAGCAATGTGAATCGGAGGTCACTCGTGATAATATGACAACTCCGTATTCAGCGAGCTTCATGAGCTGGGTAGCTAATGGGGAGTTGCTGTTTCTTTGA
- the LOC137707626 gene encoding small ribosomal subunit protein uS2-like → MATTAAAPRQLSQKEADIQMMLAAEVHLGTKNCDFQMERYVFKRRNDGIYIINLGKTWDKLQLAARVIVAIENPKDIIVQSARPYGQRAVLKFAQHTGANAIAGRHTPGTFTNQLQTSFNEPRLLILTDPRTDSQPIKEAALGNIPTIAFCDTDSPMRYVDIGIPANNKGKHSIGCLFWLLARMVLQMRGSLLPGHKWDVMVDLFFYREPEEAKDKEEEGAAIEYGNDFSAPVVGDWSAPISDAQWVTDAPAPPIAAAPEWTAEAAPIAADGWDAVAPPPQALATPPIIEGGAPAASWD, encoded by the exons ATGGCTACCACCGCCGCAGCACCGCGTCAGCTCTCTCAGAAGGAGGCTGACATTCAGATGATGTTGGCCGCCGAGGTCCATCTGGGCACCAAAAACTGCGACTTTCAGATGGAAAGATACGTTTTCAAGAGACGCAACGATG GAATCTATATCATAAATCTTGGGAAAACATGGGACAAGCTGCAGCTGGCAGCCAGAGTGATTGTTGCGATTGAAAACCCAAAGGATATCATTGTACAATCAGCAAGGCCATATGGTCAGAGAGCTGTGCTGAAATTTGCTCAGCACACTGGTGCGAATGCAATTGCTGGCAGGCACACTCCTGGTACTTTTACCAATCAGCTTCAGACATCATTCAATGAGCCCCGTCTTCTTATTCTGACTGACCCACGAACTGACAGCCAG CCTATTAAGGAAGCTGCTCTTGGAAACATACCCACCATTGCTTTCTGCGACACTGATTCTCCAATGCGTTACGTTGATATTGGCATCCCAGCCAATAACAAGGGCAAGCACAGCATTGGATGTCTTTTCTGGCTCCTAGCAAGGATGGTCTTGCAAATGCGTGGTTCGCTTCTACCAGGTCACAAGTGGGATGTTATG GTTGATCTGTTCTTCTATAGAGAGCCTGAGGAGGCCAAggacaaggaagaagaaggtgcagCAATTGAGTACGGAAATGATTTTTCTGCACCTGTTGTTGGTGATTGGTCTGCCCCAATATCTGATGCTCAGTGGGTAACGGATGCACCTGCACCACCCATTGCAGCAGCTCCTGAATGGACTGCAGAAGCAG CACCAATAGCAGCAGATGGATGGGATGCGGTTGCTCCACCACCACAGGCTCTGGCTACTCCTCCCATTATTGAAGGTGGTGCTCCCGCCGCCTCCTGGGATTAA